A genomic stretch from Desulfotignum balticum DSM 7044 includes:
- a CDS encoding glycosyltransferase family 2 protein — protein sequence MSVSIIIVNYNSTRLLMRCLEHLSAQTVLPDQVFVVDNASSDGFHDMTGFPLDVTVIPQLQNIGFAGANNRALARCTTPLVVLLNPDAFPDPDWLEKMLAAASAYPECAMFGSRLVSSDNSRLLDGDGDQYHVSGIVWRAGHGFEFKAEQSPWEIFSPCAAAAMYKADVLHQAGGFDEEFFCYLEDVDLGFRLRLSGHHCLQVPDAVVRHMGSATSGGQQSDFAVYHGHRNLVWTFVKNMPGALFWIFLPLHVMANLAAVFWYSGKGQARVILKAKKDALLGLPHMWQKRKNIQKTKQISQKDIFRVLDRSVIPWPKKNETK from the coding sequence ATGTCTGTCAGTATTATCATTGTAAATTATAACAGCACCCGCCTGCTGATGAGATGCCTTGAGCACCTGTCCGCACAGACGGTTCTGCCGGATCAGGTTTTTGTGGTGGATAATGCCAGCAGCGACGGGTTCCATGACATGACAGGGTTTCCTTTAGATGTGACCGTGATACCCCAGTTGCAGAACATTGGCTTTGCCGGAGCCAATAATCGGGCACTGGCCCGGTGCACCACCCCGCTGGTGGTCCTGCTTAATCCGGATGCCTTTCCAGATCCGGACTGGCTGGAAAAAATGCTGGCAGCGGCATCTGCATATCCAGAATGTGCAATGTTCGGCAGCCGGCTGGTGTCATCTGATAATTCCCGGTTGCTTGATGGAGACGGAGATCAATACCATGTCAGCGGAATCGTCTGGCGGGCAGGGCATGGGTTTGAATTTAAAGCTGAACAATCCCCATGGGAGATCTTTTCCCCTTGTGCGGCTGCTGCCATGTATAAGGCAGATGTGCTGCATCAGGCCGGCGGGTTTGATGAGGAATTTTTCTGTTATCTGGAAGATGTGGATCTGGGGTTTCGTCTGCGCCTTTCAGGGCATCACTGCCTGCAGGTGCCGGATGCCGTTGTCCGGCATATGGGGTCAGCCACTTCCGGTGGACAGCAAAGTGATTTCGCTGTTTATCACGGGCACCGCAATCTTGTCTGGACATTTGTTAAAAATATGCCCGGCGCTCTTTTTTGGATTTTTTTGCCGCTTCATGTGATGGCAAATCTGGCGGCTGTTTTCTGGTATTCAGGCAAAGGGCAGGCCCGGGTGATTTTAAAGGCCAAAAAAGACGCACTTTTAGGGCTGCCGCATATGTGGCAGAAGCGGAAAAACATTCAAAAGACAAAACAGATTTCACAAAAAGATATTTTCAGGGTTT
- a CDS encoding class I SAM-dependent methyltransferase, producing MLKYLLKNKTKNAGLGLDLKPGDKHYRAYIGPPKDYDLVSAMVFNLVTSLGLRQHHRVIDIGCGSLRVGRLLIPYLNQGNYFGVEPNEWLVNDGIENEVGKDLVRIKKPTFSFCASMEEFKEPLSLDFAIAQSIFSHCGKDLIKGWLSQLSFHLKDDGALLATFLIDDKDYDGKGWVYPGCVAYQPETMEEIASAVNLDFTLIDWSHPRQTWALFSKKSYDKSLIDGDSISWNKFVAKAKGNLKV from the coding sequence ATGTTGAAATATTTGTTAAAAAATAAGACGAAAAATGCCGGTCTTGGTCTTGACTTGAAGCCTGGTGATAAACATTATCGAGCTTATATCGGTCCCCCAAAGGATTATGATTTGGTTTCTGCTATGGTGTTCAACCTTGTCACGAGTCTTGGCCTACGCCAGCACCATCGGGTTATAGACATTGGATGTGGATCTCTTCGGGTAGGACGATTGTTGATTCCATATCTCAACCAAGGTAACTACTTTGGCGTAGAGCCAAATGAATGGCTGGTTAACGATGGAATTGAGAATGAAGTAGGAAAAGATTTAGTGAGAATTAAAAAACCTACGTTTTCATTTTGCGCCTCCATGGAGGAGTTCAAGGAACCGTTAAGTTTGGATTTCGCAATAGCGCAATCCATATTCAGTCACTGTGGAAAGGATTTAATAAAAGGCTGGCTCTCACAACTGTCTTTTCATTTAAAAGATGATGGTGCGCTTTTAGCTACGTTTTTAATTGATGATAAAGATTATGATGGGAAAGGTTGGGTATATCCAGGATGTGTGGCCTATCAGCCGGAAACAATGGAAGAAATTGCTTCTGCCGTTAATCTCGATTTTACACTTATAGACTGGTCTCATCCCCGCCAAACATGGGCGCTGTTTTCAAAAAAAAGTTATGATAAATCTTTGATTGATGGTGATTCAATCTCATGGAATAAATTTGTAGCCAAAGCAAAGGGGAATTTAAAGGTATAA